From the Bacteroidota bacterium genome, one window contains:
- a CDS encoding YcxB family protein: MDSSSKAIRIETKMESKDFLGLVFFLTYRRPMVLIVTFLGIVFSGWGALALAGIIEFSAFSPAFTLLYGLFFLFWIPIAAYLRGKRQYASSKRSQELRKFEFTGQAIHMQSESSTNDYKWSSVYEVRFSGNWVLIFLSRAEAIFIPKGAFSPDQLSEFRALVNNMNGLKVRG; encoded by the coding sequence ATGGATTCATCTTCTAAGGCGATTCGGATCGAGACCAAAATGGAGTCCAAGGACTTCCTGGGTCTCGTATTTTTTCTGACCTATCGCCGGCCAATGGTCCTGATTGTGACCTTCTTGGGGATTGTCTTCTCCGGATGGGGAGCGCTTGCGCTCGCTGGAATCATTGAATTCTCCGCATTCTCACCCGCATTTACCCTGCTCTACGGTTTGTTTTTCCTTTTCTGGATCCCGATTGCGGCCTATTTGCGCGGGAAAAGGCAATACGCTTCCTCCAAACGCAGTCAGGAATTGCGCAAATTTGAATTCACAGGTCAGGCGATTCACATGCAATCCGAATCCTCCACCAACGACTATAAATGGTCATCGGTGTACGAAGTCCGGTTTTCGGGAAATTGGGTGCTGATTTTCTTGAGCCGTGCCGAGGCGATATTCATACCCAAAGGGGCATTTTCACCCGATCAACTCTCGGAATTCAGAGCTTTGGTCAATAATATGAACGGCCTTAAGGTCAGGGGCTAA
- a CDS encoding SET domain-containing protein-lysine N-methyltransferase: protein MSTLFKVDRSPIAGNGVFALTTIAKGQPITLMTGTFCTDDEIIARIKAGDEVVSDPLQIGDAEFIDLDETSRSFNHSCNPNAYLRGQNEMIALREIQPLEEITYDYSPTINYNDAKFEEVGIEKWTCKCECGAVNCRGIIDQFKTLPEARRDFYITHRYLQDYMLSIYQ, encoded by the coding sequence ATGAGTACATTGTTTAAGGTAGATCGGTCACCCATTGCAGGGAACGGGGTTTTTGCGCTGACAACCATCGCAAAGGGGCAACCCATTACGCTGATGACGGGCACATTTTGCACCGACGATGAGATCATTGCGCGTATCAAGGCTGGCGATGAAGTGGTTTCCGATCCATTGCAAATCGGCGATGCCGAATTCATCGACTTGGACGAAACGTCAAGATCATTCAATCACTCTTGCAACCCCAACGCTTACCTGCGGGGGCAGAATGAGATGATCGCCTTGCGTGAGATTCAGCCATTGGAGGAAATTACTTATGACTATTCTCCGACGATCAACTACAACGATGCAAAATTTGAAGAAGTTGGCATCGAAAAGTGGACTTGTAAGTGTGAATGCGGCGCTGTCAATTGCCGTGGAATCATCGATCAATTCAAAACCTTGCCGGAAGCGCGACGTGATTTTTACATCACCCATCGGTACCTGCAGGATTATATGCTGAGCATCTATCAATGA
- a CDS encoding RtcB family protein — translation MAFVDFSTFTGVRSHFQPFDFFQLKQIKSKDLVRLGLEKGSLAGLALDILRKHYKHGDPAEGMALLQQLLANPGEFAEHPIFGPIAQKLLPPPEPVAGQKFALLDASKGYRTYGIEGIDAATVEQMDLAMRLPVTQAGALMPDAHLGYGLPIGGVLATRGVVIPYAVGMDIGCRMCLTVTDMPASALSRDRDRLRKIVRENSAFGKEIFTDPSDDAILERPEFGELPLLRELQGLAARQIGSSGSGNHFVELGIVELDAYSRDLGLAAGSYLGILTHSGSRALGATVAQHYTDLARQLCQLPKPASHLAWLDLDKSEGQEYWMAMNLAGDFASACHHDIHRRILKALGAGSLTVVENHHNFAWKEILPTGEEAIVHRKGATPAALGELGVIPGSMLHPGFVVRGKGNPASLSSASHGAGRRLSRTKATNSFTRHAIEKQLAKAEVTLIGGSPEEAPDAYKDIFEVMAAQADLVDVIAKFWPKVVRMDKG, via the coding sequence ATGGCTTTCGTCGATTTCAGCACCTTCACAGGTGTCCGAAGCCATTTTCAACCATTCGATTTTTTTCAATTGAAACAGATTAAAAGCAAAGACCTTGTCCGTCTGGGCCTCGAGAAAGGGAGCCTCGCCGGACTGGCACTGGATATTTTACGCAAGCACTACAAACACGGCGACCCCGCTGAAGGGATGGCGCTGCTGCAACAGCTGCTTGCAAACCCCGGGGAATTCGCTGAACACCCCATTTTCGGGCCGATCGCCCAAAAACTGCTGCCGCCGCCCGAGCCGGTTGCCGGGCAGAAATTCGCATTGCTCGACGCCTCCAAAGGCTACCGCACCTACGGAATCGAAGGGATCGATGCGGCCACTGTGGAGCAGATGGATCTGGCGATGCGGTTGCCGGTGACGCAGGCAGGTGCGCTCATGCCCGATGCGCATTTGGGGTACGGGCTACCGATCGGAGGCGTCCTCGCGACACGCGGCGTCGTGATTCCGTATGCTGTCGGCATGGACATCGGCTGTCGCATGTGCCTCACCGTCACGGACATGCCTGCGAGCGCGCTTAGCCGCGACCGCGACCGCCTGCGAAAGATCGTGCGGGAAAACAGCGCATTTGGCAAGGAGATTTTCACCGATCCCAGCGACGATGCCATCTTGGAGCGCCCCGAATTCGGGGAATTGCCCTTGCTGCGCGAATTGCAGGGCCTCGCTGCAAGACAAATCGGAAGCAGCGGTTCGGGGAACCACTTTGTCGAGCTGGGCATTGTCGAACTCGACGCCTATTCGCGGGATTTGGGGCTTGCAGCGGGAAGCTATCTGGGGATTCTCACGCATTCGGGATCGCGCGCCTTGGGCGCTACGGTTGCACAACACTATACCGACTTGGCGCGGCAATTGTGTCAGTTGCCCAAGCCGGCGAGCCATTTGGCTTGGTTGGACCTCGACAAATCCGAAGGGCAGGAATACTGGATGGCGATGAACTTGGCGGGTGATTTTGCCTCCGCTTGCCACCACGACATTCACCGCCGGATCTTGAAGGCCTTGGGGGCCGGGAGCCTGACCGTCGTCGAAAACCACCACAACTTCGCCTGGAAGGAGATTTTGCCGACAGGGGAGGAGGCGATCGTGCACCGCAAGGGCGCAACACCTGCCGCCCTCGGCGAACTGGGCGTCATCCCGGGCTCGATGTTGCATCCCGGTTTTGTCGTGCGCGGGAAGGGCAATCCTGCGAGTTTGAGCAGCGCAAGCCATGGTGCAGGTCGCAGGCTCAGCCGTACCAAGGCCACGAATAGCTTCACGCGCCACGCCATCGAAAAGCAACTTGCCAAGGCCGAAGTCACCTTGATCGGTGGCAGTCCGGAAGAAGCCCCGGATGCCTACAAAGACATCTTTGAGGTGATGGCCGCCCAAGCAGATTTGGTCGATGTGATTGCAAAGTTCTGGCCAAAAGTGGTGCGCATGGACAAGGGTTGA
- a CDS encoding ABC-F family ATP-binding cassette domain-containing protein produces the protein MNYLSANGLFKSFGIKVLFDDLNIGVEKGQKIALVGRNGCGKSTLLRILAGQDTPDRGEVSLRNGIKAVYLSQNPDFGNAVTVMDALFTGDDPTIKAIRDYEKLSSHPDSDPKKLQNAIDRMEELNAWDFDFRVKEILGKLGVNDLEMPLSALSGGQHKRVALGQALVSEPDLLLLDEPTNHLDTATIEWLENYLAVKAMSLILVTHDRYFLDRVCNEVVELDHGQAHRYVGDYENFLEKKAERHSAEDALQARAQNLLRTELEWLRRQPKARTTKSKARIDAAHGLMEVAEGSERDKDIALNFAARRLGNKILELEHVTKAYGDKTLVRDFSYVFKRGERIGIVGPNGIGKTTFLNLLTQQVAPDTGTISQGETIHFGYYSQEGIEIKDGQKIIDVITEVAEEIVLGNGDKLKASATLIMFGFPPAMQQQLVGSLSGGEKRRLFLLRVLMTQPNFLILDEPTNDLDLITLNTLEQFLMSYAGCLMIVSHDRYFLDKLCEHLFIFEGNGEIKPFPGTFREYRERKAAEEIAARQSEKASNSNAAAPVAVQTKKDDSKKLSYKEQKEYEGLEQEIADLEAKKAAVEQKLNLGSGDFRELEAWAKEVAELRQTIERRSDRWLELADRA, from the coding sequence ATGAACTACCTCAGCGCCAATGGCCTATTTAAATCTTTTGGCATCAAAGTCCTGTTTGATGACTTGAATATCGGCGTTGAAAAGGGCCAAAAGATTGCGCTTGTCGGCAGGAATGGCTGCGGAAAATCGACCTTGTTGCGCATCCTTGCCGGTCAAGATACCCCTGACCGCGGCGAAGTGAGCCTTCGAAACGGAATCAAAGCCGTTTATCTCAGCCAAAACCCTGATTTCGGGAACGCTGTCACCGTCATGGATGCGCTGTTTACCGGCGATGATCCGACGATCAAGGCCATTCGTGACTATGAAAAGCTCTCCTCACATCCCGATTCGGATCCCAAGAAGCTGCAAAATGCGATCGACCGCATGGAGGAACTGAACGCATGGGATTTTGATTTCAGGGTCAAAGAAATTTTGGGAAAACTCGGGGTCAATGACTTGGAAATGCCCTTGTCGGCGCTCTCAGGGGGGCAACACAAGCGTGTCGCGCTCGGCCAAGCCCTCGTGAGCGAACCCGACCTGCTCCTATTGGACGAGCCTACCAACCACCTTGACACCGCCACCATCGAGTGGCTGGAAAACTACTTGGCAGTCAAGGCAATGTCCCTCATTTTGGTGACGCACGACCGGTATTTTCTGGACCGCGTCTGCAACGAGGTCGTCGAGCTTGACCACGGTCAAGCGCATCGGTATGTCGGCGACTACGAGAACTTTTTGGAGAAAAAGGCAGAGCGTCACTCCGCGGAAGATGCCTTGCAAGCGCGCGCGCAAAACTTGCTCCGCACCGAGCTTGAATGGCTTCGTAGGCAGCCCAAAGCAAGAACCACGAAAAGCAAAGCGCGTATCGACGCCGCCCATGGATTGATGGAAGTGGCGGAGGGATCGGAAAGGGACAAGGACATCGCCTTGAATTTTGCAGCAAGAAGGCTTGGCAACAAAATCCTCGAATTGGAGCATGTTACCAAGGCCTACGGCGACAAGACCTTGGTTCGCGATTTCAGCTATGTTTTCAAACGTGGCGAACGCATTGGCATTGTCGGACCTAACGGGATCGGCAAAACGACATTTTTGAACTTGCTCACACAGCAGGTTGCTCCTGATACTGGAACGATTTCCCAAGGCGAAACGATTCATTTCGGCTACTATTCGCAGGAAGGAATTGAAATCAAGGATGGGCAGAAGATCATCGACGTGATCACCGAAGTCGCGGAGGAAATCGTGTTGGGGAATGGCGACAAGTTGAAAGCGAGTGCCACGTTGATCATGTTTGGATTTCCGCCGGCGATGCAGCAACAATTGGTCGGCAGCCTCAGTGGAGGTGAAAAAAGGCGGCTTTTTCTGTTGCGTGTGCTCATGACACAGCCCAACTTCCTCATCTTGGACGAACCGACCAACGATTTGGACTTGATCACGCTGAATACCTTGGAGCAGTTTTTGATGAGCTATGCCGGCTGTCTGATGATCGTGAGCCACGACCGTTATTTCTTGGACAAGCTCTGTGAACACCTCTTCATTTTTGAAGGAAACGGCGAAATCAAACCATTTCCGGGCACATTCCGTGAATACCGGGAACGTAAGGCCGCTGAGGAGATTGCCGCACGGCAATCGGAAAAAGCCTCCAATTCCAATGCAGCGGCACCGGTGGCCGTGCAAACCAAGAAAGACGATTCTAAAAAACTGAGCTACAAAGAGCAAAAAGAATACGAAGGCCTGGAACAGGAAATCGCCGATTTGGAGGCTAAAAAGGCGGCGGTTGAGCAAAAGCTGAACCTAGGTTCTGGAGATTTTCGCGAATTGGAGGCTTGGGCAAAAGAAGTCGCCGAATTGCGGCAGACGATCGAACGCCGCAGTGACCGTTGGCTTGAACTTGCCGACAGGGCTTGA